The genome window CCTTAACCGGTAATGGTTGGGCAATGGATGAATTACGTGAACATGCCCGGGCGATCAGAGACAGGATTTATACCGTAGACGGTATTCGCCGGGTTTCGCTCTATGGCGTGCAAGAAGAAAAAGTGTATTTAGAAGCCAGACCGAGTCTAGCCGAAACGCAAAGCATCGACATTGCCGCGGCAATGAAATCGATACAAGACCAAAACACCATTATCCCTTCCGGTAAAATATATACGCCGTATCGAGAAATTACCGTAGAAACCAGTGGTAAACTCAGCTCTATTGACGATTTACGCGATGTTGAAATTAATGCCAACCAGGGTAATGGTATTCTGGCGTTAAAGGATTATGTGTCAATACGGCAAAGTTTTAGCGAACCACCGAGTGATTTGGCGTTTTATAATGGTAAACCGGCCATTGTTATTGCCGCATCAATGCAGCAAGGTCGCAATATTCTTGAAGTTGGGCCACGTCTGAAAAAACTATTACAACACGCTGACGCGAAACTTCCAGTCGGAATGAGCTTATCGTTAGCAACGTTTCAACCGGATGTGGTCGGAAAATCGATCAATGATGTGAAAAACAGTTTATACCAGACCCTGGCGATAGTGTTATTAGTCGTTATTATTTCTTTAGGTATGGTTGAAGGTTTGATTGTTGGCGTAACAGTGCCGGTGACCATATTAGCGACCTTATTAGTTATGTTCTTCATGAAAATAGATCTGCAGTTCATTTCGTTGGCGAGTTTAATTATTGGTTTAGGTATGTTGGTTGATAATGGCATTGTGATCACCGAGAACATTCATTTACGACTACATCAGGGCGCAAAACGTTATGATGCAGCAATTGATGCCTGTAAAGAATTAGCCTTACCCCTATTAACATCTACCTTAACTACTGTATTGGCTTTTGCGCCAATATTAATCGCTAGCGGCACTACTGGAGAATATACCCGCTCTTTGGCGCAAGTTGTGTCAATTTCGTTACTGATTTCCTGGTTATTATCACTGACCGTAGTGCCTTTACTCGCGGTGCGTTTTATCTCTGCGAAAAGTAAAGACAAGCCATTTGTTTTATTAGCTTTTTACCAAAAGTTACTGGATAGGGTATTACGATTTCCGAAAGCCTTTTTAGGCATGGTTGCCGGTGTATTTGTTTTTTCATTGGTTATTGTTTCCTTTGTTCCGGTTGAGATGTTTGCGACGTCTTCGCGCTCCGAAGTTTTGGTTTATTTAGACGTACCGGCAGGCTATAACGTCCATCAAACCAAGAATGCCAGTCAAAAATTAACGCACTGGTTAACGGATAAATCACAAAACCCGGAAGTTGACTATGTGTCTTCTTATATTGGTTCGGGCGGGCCTAGATTTTTCTTGTCAATTTCTCCATCAAACCCGGCGCCTAATCGCAGCTTTATTATTGTTAATACCGGCTCGAGCGATGATGCTAAAAATATGGTCAGCAAGATAAAACAATTTAGTGCGCAACATATGCCAACCGCCAGAGTAAAACCGCAACTCATAGCTCGCGGTACTGTGCCGCCTGGCGTGGTGCAGTTACGTTTTAGTGGTCCGGATGCCGATGTGTTGTATGATTTGGCATTACAGGCAGAAAACGGCTTGGCGTCCATTCCAGGTGCGGTTGATGTCTCGAACAACTGGCAAAATAAAACCAAACGTTTCCATGTTGAAATCGATCAGGCAAAAGTTCGTCGCGCCGGTATCAGTTATCAGTCGATATCAAATGCCTTAAATGGGGTTTTTAGTGGCGCTAAAGTCACAGAAATCAGGCGCGGAGATACCCTGGTGCCAGTTATAGTTAAGCTTAAAAATGACGCTGTGAATGTTAAAGAAGCGAGTAACTTGCTTGATAATGTTAAAATATTCACTTCTGCGGCCAATAGTGAATACGTATTATTATCACAAGTTGCCAGCATCAAAATGGTGCCGCAGTTTGGTAGTATCGCACGACGAAATATGGAAAAGAGCATTACCGTAGGTGGTCGCCATAATGTGATGAAGGCGCCGGAATTACAGGCGGCTTGGGATGAGAAAATTCAGGATGTTTATAACAATTTACCTACTGGATACCGCATTGAATTAGGCGGTGAATTGGAAGGCTTTGAAAACAGTGCCGGTACCTTATTTCTCACCTTACCATTATTTTTTGGCTTGATTTTTTGTCTTCTCGTTGCCCAATTTTCATCATTTCGTAAAACCGGTATTGTGGTACTTACCATACCGTTAGCATTTTCGGGTGGCTTTCTAGGGCTTTACCTTACCGGCGCCAATTTCGACTTTATCGGCGCTCTCGGGTTTTTATCATTAGCCGGCATCATTATTAATAATGCGATTGTATTAATCGACAAAATTACGGCGCAACAAAATACTGGTCTAAGTAAAATTGATGCCATATCGTCAGCGAGTTTAAATCGCTTAAGACCAATACTGATCACTACGGCAACCACTATTCTAGCCTTGATTCCCTTGATGTTGATGGCAGAAACACTGTTTTACTCGATGGCGAGTGTGATCATCTTTGGTTTGGCCATAGGCACCATGATGACCTTAGGGGCAGTGCCGGCGTTATGCTTACTGTTTTTAAAAGAATCTGAGACAGAAACAACCATTAATCAAGTTACTGCAAATGCTTCAGGTTGATTTCATTTATCGCCGTTAATATTGTTGTTCACTTTAATTTGTTGATGGAAAACTAAATGAATCTTACTGATAAAGTAATTGTTGTTACAGGTGCTGGCTCTGGCATTGGTCGTGAGTTGGCGCAGCAATTAATTACTAAAGGGGCGATAGTTGCGGCTGCTGATTATAACGAACAAGCCTTGCTTGAAACTGAGCAGTTGCTTGGCCTGCAAAGTAGTAACAACAATAAGCGCTTTAGCCGTCATGTAGTCGATATTTCTGATCATCAACAAGTAACAGCCACGGCGCAAGCAGTCATTAGTTTACATGGTCGAGTCGATGGCGTGATTAACAACGCGGGTATTATACAGCCGTTTAGCCATGTTGAAAATTTACCGGTTGAGCATATGCAACGCATTTTCAATGTGAACTGGTGGGGCGTGGTTTATATGACTCGTGCTTTTTTACCGGCATTGAAACAAAGTGCGCAAGCTCGCATTGTCAATATTTCCAGTATGGGCGGCTATATGCCTTTTCCCGGACAAGTGATTTATGGTGCCAGTAAAGCCGCGGTTAAATTAATGACCGAAGGCTTAATGGTTGAGCTAGCTGGCACTAACGCCGGGGTAAGTGTGGTTTATCCGGGAGCCGTGCAAACCAATATTACCAATAACGCTCCGGATATGAGTGAACAAGCCAAACAAGCTGCCACAGCACAAGAAGATAAAAAAGTGGGCGTTACGGCAGAAGCAGCAGCAAAAGCGATTATTAAAGGCATTGAAAAAGATAAATCGCGCATTCTGGTTGGCTCGGACTGTAAATTTATCGATAAGCTTTATCGTTTAATGCCGGTGAAAACCGCGCATCTAATGAGTTGGCTAATGAAAAAATTTGCCGGCATCGATATGGACCAGACGGTAGAGAAATAATCGCAAATGATGTCAGTTAAACAATCTCCTAAAAAGGCAGTAACTCAGCCACCTAAACAGCCGCAACGGTGTGCCTCGATTGGTGAGTGCATGCTTGAGTTATCGAGTGAGCAAGGCACAGCATTCGGAACCCAAGTACTTCGCTTTGGTGGTGACACTTTAAATACCGCTATTTATATGGCGAGGCAAGGCGTTAGTGTCGATTACGTTACCGCTTTAGGCGATGATAAGTGGAGTGACGAAATGCTTATCGCCTGGCAAGCCGAGCAGGTTGGTACGCAATACATTGCGCAAGTCCCTGGCCGCGTTCCTGGCTTATATGCCATCCAAACCTTTGCCGACGGTGAGCGTGAATTCTCTTATTGGCGCAATGAATCTCCCGCCCGTGAGTTATTTGAATTTAACAATAGTCAGACTTTATGGTCACAATTAATGGCGTTTGATTATATTTACCTCAGTGGTATCACCT of Thalassotalea fonticola contains these proteins:
- a CDS encoding efflux RND transporter permease subunit, producing the protein MNLTKIALDNSRMTWVLLALVIFLGFSVYSDFPSREDPSIRINRSLIITQFPGLPPEQVENLISKKIEERLREIGEIEFINSTSTTGQSIVTISAFENLPDFDKIWDKVRRKLADTKASLPQGVQGPFMNDDFGDVAIVTAALTGNGWAMDELREHARAIRDRIYTVDGIRRVSLYGVQEEKVYLEARPSLAETQSIDIAAAMKSIQDQNTIIPSGKIYTPYREITVETSGKLSSIDDLRDVEINANQGNGILALKDYVSIRQSFSEPPSDLAFYNGKPAIVIAASMQQGRNILEVGPRLKKLLQHADAKLPVGMSLSLATFQPDVVGKSINDVKNSLYQTLAIVLLVVIISLGMVEGLIVGVTVPVTILATLLVMFFMKIDLQFISLASLIIGLGMLVDNGIVITENIHLRLHQGAKRYDAAIDACKELALPLLTSTLTTVLAFAPILIASGTTGEYTRSLAQVVSISLLISWLLSLTVVPLLAVRFISAKSKDKPFVLLAFYQKLLDRVLRFPKAFLGMVAGVFVFSLVIVSFVPVEMFATSSRSEVLVYLDVPAGYNVHQTKNASQKLTHWLTDKSQNPEVDYVSSYIGSGGPRFFLSISPSNPAPNRSFIIVNTGSSDDAKNMVSKIKQFSAQHMPTARVKPQLIARGTVPPGVVQLRFSGPDADVLYDLALQAENGLASIPGAVDVSNNWQNKTKRFHVEIDQAKVRRAGISYQSISNALNGVFSGAKVTEIRRGDTLVPVIVKLKNDAVNVKEASNLLDNVKIFTSAANSEYVLLSQVASIKMVPQFGSIARRNMEKSITVGGRHNVMKAPELQAAWDEKIQDVYNNLPTGYRIELGGELEGFENSAGTLFLTLPLFFGLIFCLLVAQFSSFRKTGIVVLTIPLAFSGGFLGLYLTGANFDFIGALGFLSLAGIIINNAIVLIDKITAQQNTGLSKIDAISSASLNRLRPILITTATTILALIPLMLMAETLFYSMASVIIFGLAIGTMMTLGAVPALCLLFLKESETETTINQVTANASG
- a CDS encoding SDR family NAD(P)-dependent oxidoreductase, translating into MNLTDKVIVVTGAGSGIGRELAQQLITKGAIVAAADYNEQALLETEQLLGLQSSNNNKRFSRHVVDISDHQQVTATAQAVISLHGRVDGVINNAGIIQPFSHVENLPVEHMQRIFNVNWWGVVYMTRAFLPALKQSAQARIVNISSMGGYMPFPGQVIYGASKAAVKLMTEGLMVELAGTNAGVSVVYPGAVQTNITNNAPDMSEQAKQAATAQEDKKVGVTAEAAAKAIIKGIEKDKSRILVGSDCKFIDKLYRLMPVKTAHLMSWLMKKFAGIDMDQTVEK